The following are from one region of the Magallana gigas chromosome 4, xbMagGiga1.1, whole genome shotgun sequence genome:
- the LOC117688550 gene encoding uncharacterized protein: MRALVLGHSFIRRLRDWMRVNGRVMRHGNLDVHLHGVGGRTVPQVYHLDMQLVERISPDVILLQLGGNDINDTTSASDVLVKLKGLITVLREKHPDSIIIVASIFCRRRPRGLSSRSYDRKKKRVNKFLLKEFGAFEQGKKVFFFSHKFFKEKHFDRDGVHLNDDGNRCFYHSIFSALRLVL, from the coding sequence ATGAGAGCACTTGTTCTTGGGCACAGCTTTATCAGGCGACTGAGAGACTGGATGAGGGTGAACGGCAGAGTGATGAGGCATGGCAACCTTGATGTCCATCTGCATGGTGTTGGAGGCAGAACTGTCCCACAGGTGTACCACCTTGACATGCAGTTGGTAGAGAGGATCAGTCCTGACGTTATTTTGCTTCAGCTGGGGGGAAATGACATCAACGACACGACCTCCGCCTCTGATGTCCTGGTGAAGCTGAAGGGGCTGATTACCGTGCTGAGGGAGAAACACCCGGATTCCATCATCATTGTGGCCTCGATCTTTTGTCGAAGGCGACCCAGGGGTCTTTCTTCACGGTCTTATGACCGTAAGAAGAAACGGGTCAATAAATTTCTTCTTAAAGAATTTGGTGCTTTCGAGCAGGGGAAGAAAGTCTTTTTCTTTTCCCACAAATTCTTTAAGGAGAAACACTTTGACAGGGATGGAGTTCACCTCAATGATGATGGAAACAGGTGTTTCTATCACAGCATTTTTTCAGCCCTTCGGCTGGTCCTGTGA